From a single Poecilia reticulata strain Guanapo linkage group LG2, Guppy_female_1.0+MT, whole genome shotgun sequence genomic region:
- the LOC103481977 gene encoding acetylcholinesterase collagenic tail peptide-like isoform X2, giving the protein MLTMLLLGWTALLSGLPHAASSLTSRFPVSRGSRWPARKCEVFILPPLPPPMFPPIKHKAELMVDMTEHVTGPTGEKGCRGLRGAKGKPGVTGPKGEPGPQGPLGKPGQKGEKGERGWRGLYGDIGTPGMIKGSKGHPGLRGDKGLKGHRGPTGEKGKRGIPGTAGEQGHPGQKGDRGLMGEVGTRGEPGARGKMGLKGSIGLAGEQGHPGAAGLPGLHGEPGLPGQVYILPGLQGDSGSRGPSAPCSCPQGQSSQRPLDNVLTVFVADGEKEMRRLRGENVMVLRTDRRSLYIYTDSQWMNVLEGRRLHSDT; this is encoded by the exons ATGCTGACGATGCTGCTTCTGGGATGGACTGCATTACTTTCAGGCCTCCCACATGCAGCTTCCTCTTTAACGTCCC GGTTTCCAGTGAGTAGAGGCAGCAGATGGCCGGCTCGGAAATGTGAAGTCTTCAtcctgcctcctcttcctcctcctatGTTTCCTCCaatcaaacacaaagcagagctgATG GTCGACATGACAGAACACGTCACAGGACCCACAGGAGAAAAG ggCTGCAGAGGGCTGCGAGGAGCAAAG gGTAAACCTGGTGTGACGGGTCCAAAAGGAGAGCCAGGACCACAAGGTCCTCTGGGAAAACCAGGCCAGAAG GGGGAGAAAGGTGAGAGAGGCTGGAGGGGTCTGTACGGAGACATCGGGACTCCTGGGATGATAAAG GGCAGTAAAGGTCATCCAGGACTCAGG GGTGATAAGGGTCTCAAAGGACACAGAGGCCCCACAGGAGAGAAG GGCAAGCGTGGCATCCCTGGGACGGCCGGAGAGCAG GGACACCCGGGTCAGAAGGGGGACAGAGGTCTGATGGGGGAGGTGGGAACAAGAGGAGAGCCAGGAGCCAGAGGAAAGATG GGCTTGAAAGGTTCTATTGGACTGGCTGGGGAACAGGGACACCCCGGTGCAGCAGGACTGCCTGGTTTACATGGAGAGCCTGGTCTACCTGGACAAG TGTACATCCTGCCAGGCCTGCAGGGAGACTCCGGCAGCAGAGGACCCTCAGCCCCCTGCAGCTGCCCacagggtcaaagttcacagaGACCATTGGACAACGTCCTGACG GTGTTTGTCGCAGACGGAGAGAAAGAGATGAGGCGGCTGCGGGGGGAGAACGTGATGGTGCTGCGGACGGACAGAAGATCTCTCTACATCTACACAGATTCCCAGTGGATGAACGTCCTG GAGGGCCGCAGACTGCACTCTGACACCTAA
- the LOC103481977 gene encoding collagen alpha-1(XXII) chain-like isoform X1, which produces MLTMLLLGWTALLSGLPHAASSLTSRFPVSRGSRWPARKCEVFILPPLPPPMFPPIKHKAELMVDMTEHVTGPTGEKGCRGLRGAKGKPGVTGPKGEPGPQGPLGKPGQKGEKGERGWRGLYGDIGTPGMIKGSKGHPGLRGDKGLKGHRGPTGEKGKRGIPGTAGEQGHPGQKGDRGLMGEVGTRGEPGARGKMLCAGLERFYWTGWGTGTPRCSRTAWFTWRAWSTWTSVHPARPAGRLRQQRTLSPLQLPTGSKFTETIGQRPDGVCRRRRERDEAAAGGERDGAADGQKISLHLHRFPVDERPGGPQTAL; this is translated from the exons ATGCTGACGATGCTGCTTCTGGGATGGACTGCATTACTTTCAGGCCTCCCACATGCAGCTTCCTCTTTAACGTCCC GGTTTCCAGTGAGTAGAGGCAGCAGATGGCCGGCTCGGAAATGTGAAGTCTTCAtcctgcctcctcttcctcctcctatGTTTCCTCCaatcaaacacaaagcagagctgATG GTCGACATGACAGAACACGTCACAGGACCCACAGGAGAAAAG ggCTGCAGAGGGCTGCGAGGAGCAAAG gGTAAACCTGGTGTGACGGGTCCAAAAGGAGAGCCAGGACCACAAGGTCCTCTGGGAAAACCAGGCCAGAAG GGGGAGAAAGGTGAGAGAGGCTGGAGGGGTCTGTACGGAGACATCGGGACTCCTGGGATGATAAAG GGCAGTAAAGGTCATCCAGGACTCAGG GGTGATAAGGGTCTCAAAGGACACAGAGGCCCCACAGGAGAGAAG GGCAAGCGTGGCATCCCTGGGACGGCCGGAGAGCAG GGACACCCGGGTCAGAAGGGGGACAGAGGTCTGATGGGGGAGGTGGGAACAAGAGGAGAGCCAGGAGCCAGAGGAAAGATG TTGTGTGCAGGGCTTGAAAGGTTCTATTGGACTGGCTGGGGAACAGGGACACCCCGGTGCAGCAGGACTGCCTGGTTTACATGGAGAGCCTGGTCTACCTGGACAAG TGTACATCCTGCCAGGCCTGCAGGGAGACTCCGGCAGCAGAGGACCCTCAGCCCCCTGCAGCTGCCCacagggtcaaagttcacagaGACCATTGGACAACGTCCTGACG GTGTTTGTCGCAGACGGAGAGAAAGAGATGAGGCGGCTGCGGGGGGAGAACGTGATGGTGCTGCGGACGGACAGAAGATCTCTCTACATCTACACAGATTCCCAGTGGATGAACGTCCTG GAGGGCCGCAGACTGCACTCTGA